In Candidatus Methanosuratincola sp., the genomic window CATGGCCCAGCGGCACACCGCCCCAAATGAAGCCAATGGCTTGGGCGTACAGCCTCTCTTCACCAGGCGCATAGTACGAGGCCAGACGCTCTAAATGTGCTACAAAGCGATCCAGTCCTGCAGCTGGGGCACCTGGCCACGGGGCGCTCCCCTTCCAAAGTCCTTCCCTGTGGGCATGATACCAGGCCCAGTCCTCATCCGTCCACGAACCATTAGGCCCGCTACCGGGAAAGAGGATTGAGAAGAAACGGTCACGGCGATCCTGGTCATTCGGTGCACGTCTATGTACCCTGTAAAATTCTTCCTCCCAGGCAGCGTCTATTGGGTCGAATCCGCTCGGGTCGGTGTACTTGAGCGGGTTAAACCGCACGTACGCATAGCGATGATAGTCCAGCGCATTGCCCGCCTCCGGAACAATCGTGTCCGGCGAAAGGAAATGCCCCAGCGCCGCCTCCTCCCGCTGGCCGGTGAAGCGATAGAGGGTCGGCGTCGTCTGTAATCAATACATAGTAAATAATGCCTGCAACCAGTCGTGTATCCGACGCTATTTTTAGGTAAGCTATCTTCACTTGCCTCCGAAGAATATTCTGATATATGTTATGCTCCAGAAAACCATCCCTGGTGCAGACATTGTTAACGTCATTGTCGGCGCAAATATGGTGAAATTCGTTGACTTGCAGGCATTCGAAGAAAGTGAAAAGCTATCAAGAATCTGACAGCCCATCATAAATACTACGCTGGAAAGCAAACTCGCACAAAGTAGCGAAGCAAAGAAAAGTATATCGTACCACCACTGAAATGGACGCGAGGCGAACCAAATCCAGATAGATATAAGGATCCCTGCATAGAGAGCAAGGAAAATGGACAAAGATAGCGAAACCATTGACAGCAGACCAACAACTACTGATAGTACACATATCCTTCCCCAGGGAAGCGAGGTAAGCGACCTCTTAATCATGATCAACCACCTCAACTGTACCCTGGTTGATAGCTTCGATGAGAAGAGTTTCAACAGACGAGTATCCACCCTGAGCAAAAGAGCGAATCATCTTCTCCCAGAACTCTGCCTCCATGACGATAACACGCCCTTCGCTTCGGAAGACCCATTTGCCGGGCTCATCGATATACTGCTCCCAGCGAACCATTGGAATGTCTGCCCTGCGGATAATCTCTCCAGCAGGCTCAGAAAGTATTCCGGAAGAACGGAAGATTTTACCAAGCACTCCTCCCGCAACACCGCTAATCATTCCACCAGCACTGTCGGCAACTATCTGCGTCGGGTCAAGAAATCCATTTTGAATGGCCATTTCAAGAATTGAAGTATTTGTTGCTTTACCTGCCCAGAAATTGTCATATGTTGCTTGCGCCACTGTGGCGGCTTGACCACCAACTGCACCTCCCACAGCACTAAATCCAAGTAATGTAAACAAGCCTGCACTCGGTGGGGCAAAGGCAAAAATTGCACCACTGACACCTCCTCCAATCCCAGAACCAGTGACTTCACCCCAGTCAATTTCACCCCAGTTCTTTTGTTCTATAAGGGTTTGCTTTGCAACATCTACGGTAGCTCCGGCGACTCCGCCCGCTATTGCAGCCCCCGCAATGACGCAAACGATTGTATCGAGACCAAAAACGCAGTGGCCGCTCGGGTCGGTGTACTTGAGCGGATTAAAGCGCACATACGCATAGCGATGATAGTCCAGCGCATTGCCCGCCTCCGGAACGAGCGCATCCGGCGAGAGGAAGCACCCCAGCGCCGGGTCACACCAGCGGGCATGGTGATGGTAGAATCCTAAAATTGCTTCCTTTAAGTAAGCAGTAAAAGCGATGACCTATCGGTGTCTTTTACTGTGCAACAAATAATCTCATAAATGCCTCCTGAATTATCTTATAGGTTTTGAAGGTTGTTCATCGCCATCTATGCGACAAAATCACCCTCATGACCTGAAATCCCCCTACGCCTGCTCCTATCGCAACTAATGCCAGAAAACCCCGATCTGTTATCCCAAATTCACGAACAATTTGCATCCACCAATAGCCAGACCATATTACGGCCAGAATTGTGCATAAATAGCTTAGCCACCGTCGTTGCAAACCTAATATGATCAACCCTAACAGGCCACCTGCCAGTAAAGCGACTTGTATTATAACGATGCCTGTCATTTGACCACTCCTCGGGGCATCCACTGCTCTGCTGGAATCCAGGGACGAGCGAGATCCCATCCGAGAGATACGATCCCTGATGCTTCTCCAAGACCAGGGATGACGCTGCTGGTTAGATCGGCGAGCGCAACGACTAAATCTAGGTCTGACGCATTCTTGGAACTATAGTTCTGATGAGCAGCGTAGGTGAAAGATCCGGCAGTTACCAGGAAGTCGGTAATCTTAATAGCACCGACAGCAACCAGGCAGCCGCCTTCTGTCGCTACTGCACAGCCCACCAGCGCAGCGTCGCCGACAGCGGAGAGCAGCAGCGACCCCACGTCAAGCAC contains:
- a CDS encoding RHS repeat-associated core domain-containing protein — its product is MAFTAYLKEAILGFYHHHARWCDPALGCFLSPDALVPEAGNALDYHRYAYVRFNPLKYTDPSGHCVFGLDTIVCVIAGAAIAGGVAGATVDVAKQTLIEQKNWGEIDWGEVTGSGIGGGVSGAIFAFAPPSAGLFTLLGFSAVGGAVGGQAATVAQATYDNFWAGKATNTSILEMAIQNGFLDPTQIVADSAGGMISGVAGGVLGKIFRSSGILSEPAGEIIRRADIPMVRWEQYIDEPGKWVFRSEGRVIVMEAEFWEKMIRSFAQGGYSSVETLLIEAINQGTVEVVDHD